The following coding sequences are from one Peromyscus eremicus chromosome X, PerEre_H2_v1, whole genome shotgun sequence window:
- the Gpr34 gene encoding probable G-protein coupled receptor 34 yields the protein MTTTSADSWPCSSYGMHFITNYSDQASQNFSGVPNVTSCPMDEKLLSTVLTTFYSVIFIVGLVGNIIALYVFLGIHRKRNSIQIYLLNVAIADLLLIFCLPFRIMYHINQNQWTLGVILCKVVGTLFYMNMYISIILLGFISLDRYVKINRSIPQRRAITTKQSIYVCCIVWTVALAGFLTMIILTLKKGGHNSTMCFHYRDRHNAKGEAIFNYVLVVMFWLIFLLIILSYMKIGKNLLRISKRRSKFPNSGKYATTARNSFIVLIIFTICFVPYHAFRFIYISSQLNVSSCYWKEIVHKTNEIMLVLSSFNSCLDPVMYFLMSSNIRKIMCQLLFRRFQSEASRSESTSEFKPGYSLHDLSVAAKMQCNTKGT from the coding sequence ATGACGACTACTTCAGCTGACAGCTGGCCCTGCTCCTCCTATGGAATGCACTTTATAACTAATTACAGTGACCAAGCCTCACAAAATTTCTCAGGAGTGCCAAATGTTACTAGCTGTCCAATGGATGAAAAACTACTATCTACGGTGTTAACAACCTTCTACTCTGTTATTTTCATCGTGGGACTGGTTGGGAACATCATTGCCCTCTATGTATTTCTGGGCATCCACCGCAAAAGAAATTCCATTCAAATTTATCTACTTAATGTGGCCATTGCAGACCTTCTACTCATTTTCTGCCTCCCTTTCCGCATAATGTATCACATCAACCAAAATCAGTGGACACTAGGTGTGATTCTTTGCAAGGTTGTGGGGACACTATtttacatgaacatgtacattAGCATTATTTTGCTTGGGTTTATCAGTTTGGATCGCTATGTAAAAATTAATCGGTCTATACCACAAAGGAGGGCAATAACCACCAAGCAGAGTATTTATGTTTGCTGTATAGTATGGACAGTTGCTCTTGCTGGATTTTTAACTATGATCATTTTGACGCTGAAGAAAGGAGGGCACAATTCCACAATGTGTTTTCATTACAGAGATAGGCATAATGCAAAGGGAGAAGCAATTTTTAACTATGTTCTTGTGGTAATGTTCTGGCTTATTTTCCTATTGATAATCCTCTCCTATATGAAGATTGGCAAGAATCTACTTAGGATTTCTAAAAGGAGGTCAAAATTTCCTAATTCTGGCAAATATGCCACAACAGCCCGGAACTCCTTTATCGTACTGATCATTTTTACTATATGTTTTGTTCCTTATCATGCCTTTCGATTCATCTACATTTCTTCACAGCTAAACGTGTCTTCTTGCTACTGGAAGGAAATTGTTCACAAAACCAATGAGATCATGCTGGTTCTCTCCTCTTTCAACAGCTGCTTAGATCCAGTCATGTATTTCCTGATGTCCAGTAATATTCGCAAAATCATGTGTCAACTTCTTTTTAGGAGATTTCAGAGCGAAGCAAGCAGGAGTGAGAGCACTTCAGAATTTAAGCCAGGATATTCCCTGCATGACCTATCTGTGGCAGCCAAAATGCAGTGCAATACTAAGGGTACCTGA